Proteins encoded together in one Streptomyces umbrinus window:
- a CDS encoding RluA family pseudouridine synthase, translated as MRRRSPVPPSPLPQRGGVDPVRVKLPPGEAWATVRDHLVERLAAEAGVIDAMLDAGLIVDAAGRAVPRDMAYVPGMFVWFHRELPYEVPVPFALDVLYRDEHVVVADKPHFLATTPRGSHVAETALARLRRELGLPTLGAAHRLDRLTAGLVLFTVRPAERGAYQSLFRDRLVTKEYEAVAPYDPALALPRTVRSRIVKERGVMAAREVEGEPNAVSAVELLEQRDDGLARYRLRPRTGQTHQLRVHMSALGVPILGDPLYPVVTAPVADGDFRRPLQLLARVLEFTDPVTGREHRFVSPRVLRAWSSYDEWAG; from the coding sequence ATGAGACGCAGAAGCCCGGTCCCTCCCTCCCCCCTGCCACAGCGTGGCGGGGTCGATCCAGTGCGGGTGAAGCTGCCGCCGGGGGAGGCGTGGGCGACCGTGCGTGATCACCTGGTGGAGCGGCTCGCGGCCGAGGCGGGCGTGATCGACGCGATGCTGGACGCAGGGCTGATCGTGGACGCCGCCGGGCGTGCCGTGCCGCGCGACATGGCGTACGTGCCGGGCATGTTCGTGTGGTTCCACCGGGAGTTGCCGTACGAGGTGCCGGTGCCGTTCGCGCTGGACGTCCTGTACCGCGACGAGCACGTGGTCGTCGCCGACAAGCCGCATTTCCTGGCCACGACGCCGCGCGGCAGTCATGTCGCGGAGACCGCGCTCGCGCGGCTGCGCCGGGAGCTGGGCCTGCCCACGCTGGGCGCCGCCCACCGTCTGGACCGGCTGACCGCGGGTCTGGTGCTGTTCACCGTGCGCCCCGCGGAGCGCGGCGCGTACCAGTCGCTGTTCCGCGACCGGCTCGTCACCAAGGAGTACGAGGCCGTCGCCCCGTACGATCCGGCGCTCGCTCTGCCGCGCACCGTGCGCAGCCGGATCGTGAAGGAGCGTGGGGTCATGGCGGCGCGCGAGGTCGAGGGCGAGCCCAATGCCGTCAGCGCCGTGGAGTTGCTGGAACAGCGGGACGACGGTCTGGCCCGCTACCGGCTGAGACCCCGCACCGGGCAGACGCACCAACTCCGGGTGCACATGAGCGCGTTGGGGGTGCCGATCCTCGGCGATCCCCTCTATCCGGTGGTGACCGCCCCCGTGGCGGACGGTGACTTCCGGCGTCCGCTCCAACTGCTGGCGCGGGTACTGGAGTTCACCGATCCGGTCACGGGGCGCGAGCACCGGTTCGTCAGCCCGCGCGTGCTGCGGGCCTGGTCGTCGTACGACGAATGGGCCGGGTAG
- a CDS encoding terpene synthase family protein: MLAMIPTYAEPTPPAESPYAERIEEYVRSLGKRLGLAETRAGRERLEAGYGKFVAWTYPEASFEDLCLCAEWLFVTFILDDLHTLKVYDNPEAWAPVHRRLMGIIDTGKDPAPVREQTPFTEALTDLSIRTGQRLSPALRGRLNRHLDLFFQGFTEESRNRFRGTPPGIESFTQTRRLSVGMEFGFDLVELSQGTEVPESVYDSSLFREIIDAASDVVAWQNDLHSVRLDDIRGDFHNVVIVMRHSSGISLQEAIRLAVAKVQGRIADFLAAEEQLRPFLKSRGVPPAIRDEILKVTAGMRQWTNGCLHWYGNTTRYALPTASDESDQQHAHLEAMLPSQDLAYRHSYG, encoded by the coding sequence ATGCTCGCCATGATCCCGACGTACGCGGAGCCCACCCCCCCGGCTGAAAGCCCATACGCTGAGCGGATCGAGGAGTATGTCCGCTCACTCGGAAAGCGCCTCGGACTGGCAGAGACACGGGCCGGTCGGGAGCGACTGGAAGCAGGCTACGGGAAATTTGTTGCCTGGACCTATCCGGAAGCCTCGTTCGAGGATCTCTGCCTCTGTGCGGAATGGCTTTTCGTCACCTTCATCCTGGACGACTTGCACACGTTGAAGGTCTACGACAATCCCGAGGCCTGGGCTCCGGTCCACCGACGCCTGATGGGAATCATCGACACCGGGAAGGACCCTGCCCCCGTGCGGGAGCAAACTCCTTTCACCGAGGCGCTCACGGATCTGTCCATCCGTACCGGCCAAAGGCTCTCACCGGCGCTTCGCGGACGACTGAACCGGCATCTGGATCTATTCTTCCAGGGATTCACCGAAGAATCCCGGAACCGGTTCCGCGGCACTCCGCCCGGGATTGAAAGCTTCACCCAGACCAGGCGATTGTCGGTGGGAATGGAGTTCGGATTCGATCTGGTCGAACTCAGCCAGGGCACGGAGGTGCCTGAAAGCGTCTACGATTCATCCTTGTTCAGGGAGATCATCGACGCTGCGAGCGATGTGGTCGCCTGGCAGAATGACCTGCATTCGGTTCGTCTGGATGACATACGTGGAGACTTCCACAACGTTGTCATCGTCATGCGGCATTCCAGCGGGATCTCGCTGCAGGAAGCCATCCGCTTGGCCGTTGCCAAGGTCCAGGGGCGAATCGCCGACTTCCTGGCCGCCGAAGAGCAGCTCCGGCCCTTTCTGAAGAGCCGCGGTGTGCCGCCCGCCATCCGTGACGAGATCCTGAAGGTCACAGCCGGAATGCGGCAGTGGACGAATGGATGCCTGCATTGGTACGGGAACACCACCCGCTATGCACTCCCCACCGCCTCGGACGAGTCGGACCAACAGCATGCCCACCTGGAGGCGATGCTCCCGAGCCAGGATCTTGCGTACCGGCACAGTTACGGGTGA
- a CDS encoding cytochrome P450 yields the protein MAKDLEGITRAPGALPVVGHLFPLIRDPLRFLKTLPSYGDLVQIRLGPQTAVVVCRPELVQEVLLHDRTYDKGGPLIERIGNALGDGLAACPHSAHRRQRRTLQPAFSRSCLREYAAIMTQQIDTLAIDWGDGQPIDVAEQMYTFASDTIARTLFTAESAAPAIDTVKECLPGIFRGIYQQAVFPPLLNRLPLPSNVRYERARNRAWAAVSKTISSYRQDDENHGDVLSMLLKTQDDAGNGLGDTEIHAQIMTLLVAGIESTAVALTWAVHLLCQYPDVQERLRAETAKVLGTRTATWDDLPQLDLARRVITETLRIYPPGWILTRTAATETRLADALIPAETTLIYSPYLIHHDARFNPRPSDFDPDRWLPEQKHVRGAFIPFGGGARKCIGDNYAMTLATLALSTIVAQWRLSSVDHQPPHIEPRMTLTPHGVQVRAECMQTVPD from the coding sequence ATGGCAAAGGACCTTGAGGGAATCACGCGGGCTCCGGGGGCACTGCCGGTCGTCGGGCATCTGTTTCCCCTGATCCGTGACCCACTGCGTTTCCTGAAAACCCTTCCCTCGTATGGTGATCTGGTACAGATACGGCTGGGTCCGCAGACGGCCGTCGTGGTCTGCCGGCCCGAGCTCGTCCAGGAAGTTCTCCTGCACGACCGCACGTACGACAAGGGCGGACCCCTCATCGAGCGGATCGGGAACGCGCTCGGGGACGGCCTTGCCGCGTGCCCGCACAGCGCCCATCGGCGGCAGCGACGCACCTTGCAGCCGGCCTTCTCCCGCTCCTGCCTGCGCGAATACGCCGCCATCATGACCCAGCAGATCGACACGCTGGCCATCGACTGGGGCGACGGCCAGCCCATCGATGTGGCCGAGCAGATGTACACGTTCGCGAGTGACACCATCGCTCGGACACTGTTCACGGCTGAATCCGCGGCACCGGCCATAGACACCGTCAAGGAATGTCTGCCGGGTATCTTCCGCGGTATTTACCAGCAGGCCGTCTTCCCGCCTCTGCTGAACCGTCTGCCGCTCCCCTCGAACGTGCGCTACGAGCGGGCTCGCAACCGGGCATGGGCCGCGGTCAGCAAGACCATCAGCTCGTACCGGCAGGACGACGAGAACCACGGCGATGTGCTGTCGATGCTCCTCAAGACGCAGGACGACGCAGGAAACGGGCTCGGCGACACCGAGATCCACGCTCAGATCATGACCCTGCTCGTCGCCGGCATCGAATCCACCGCGGTGGCTCTCACCTGGGCTGTGCATCTCCTGTGCCAATACCCCGATGTGCAGGAGCGGTTGCGCGCCGAGACAGCCAAGGTCCTCGGCACCCGAACCGCCACCTGGGACGATCTTCCCCAGCTCGATCTGGCACGCCGGGTCATCACGGAGACGCTGCGCATCTACCCTCCCGGCTGGATTCTGACTCGAACGGCCGCCACCGAGACCCGGCTGGCGGACGCCCTGATCCCCGCCGAGACCACCCTCATCTACAGCCCGTATCTCATCCACCACGATGCACGATTCAATCCGCGCCCGAGCGATTTCGATCCCGACCGGTGGCTTCCTGAGCAGAAACACGTGCGCGGTGCATTCATTCCGTTCGGCGGAGGTGCGCGCAAGTGCATCGGTGACAACTACGCGATGACCTTGGCGACGCTCGCCCTGTCCACGATCGTGGCCCAGTGGCGCCTCTCGAGTGTCGACCATCAGCCGCCGCACATCGAACCGCGTATGACCCTGACGCCTCACGGGGTCCAGGTCCGGGCGGAGTGCATGCAGACAGTGCCTGACTGA
- a CDS encoding amino acid permease: protein MTTTAPSDVRPDPPESSGDRSLAEFGYRQELHRSLGRYASFAAGFSFISVLTTVFQFFAFGYAFGGPVFFWAWPAVLIGQLLVAACFAELAARYPISGAIYQWSSRLSNLTFGWFAGWIMVIGQIVVVAAAALALQVVMPAIWSGFQLIGDDPAPTSASGAANAAVLGVLLLVLTTFVNVIDNRVMSLINRIGVTAEIIGAALIIVLLFTHSERTPGITFHTGTAAGSGLVGALLVGSFTAAYVMIGFDSAGEMSEETHHPRRTAPRTILTALGAAGLLGGLIILGGLLAAPSLTDGRLGVEGLSYVLTSSLGDGVGRALLVDVVVAIAVATLAIQTSACRMLFSMARDGQMPFSGRLAKVNPRTGMPSAPALVVGVLAAALLLLNFASPEAFLAIGTTCIVMLYLAYAMVTGPLLWRRLRGDFTVEGTDETGRPLFSLGRWGIPVNALALLYGLFMTVNLAWPRAEVYDPAGGHWYFQWFTVLFLLVTVGLGCLYRWLGAHRGHTAKQEVPPAVPAESN, encoded by the coding sequence GTGACCACCACCGCCCCCTCCGACGTACGCCCCGATCCGCCGGAGTCGTCCGGCGACCGCTCCCTCGCGGAGTTCGGCTACCGCCAGGAGCTGCACCGCAGCCTGGGCCGGTACGCCTCGTTCGCCGCCGGTTTCTCCTTCATCTCCGTCCTGACGACCGTCTTCCAGTTCTTCGCCTTCGGGTACGCGTTCGGCGGTCCCGTCTTCTTCTGGGCCTGGCCCGCCGTGCTGATCGGCCAGTTGCTGGTCGCCGCGTGTTTCGCCGAACTGGCCGCGCGTTACCCGATCTCCGGCGCCATCTACCAGTGGTCGTCCCGGCTCTCCAACCTCACCTTCGGCTGGTTCGCCGGCTGGATCATGGTGATCGGACAGATCGTGGTGGTCGCCGCCGCGGCGCTCGCGCTGCAGGTGGTCATGCCCGCGATCTGGTCCGGCTTCCAGCTGATCGGCGACGACCCGGCGCCCACATCGGCGAGCGGCGCGGCCAACGCGGCGGTCCTGGGCGTGCTCCTGCTGGTCCTGACGACGTTCGTGAACGTCATCGACAACCGGGTGATGTCCCTGATCAACCGCATCGGTGTGACCGCCGAGATCATCGGCGCCGCCCTGATCATCGTGCTCCTGTTCACCCACTCCGAGCGCACCCCGGGCATCACCTTCCACACCGGCACGGCCGCCGGGTCGGGCCTGGTCGGGGCACTCCTCGTGGGGTCGTTCACGGCGGCGTACGTGATGATCGGCTTCGACAGCGCGGGCGAGATGAGCGAGGAGACGCACCACCCCCGGCGCACCGCGCCCCGCACGATCCTCACCGCGCTCGGTGCCGCGGGCCTGCTCGGCGGCCTGATCATCCTCGGCGGTCTGCTCGCCGCGCCCAGCCTCACCGACGGCCGGCTCGGCGTCGAGGGCCTGAGTTACGTCCTCACCAGCAGCCTGGGCGACGGCGTGGGCCGGGCCCTGCTCGTGGACGTGGTCGTCGCCATCGCGGTCGCGACCCTCGCCATCCAGACGTCGGCCTGCCGGATGCTGTTCTCCATGGCCCGCGACGGCCAGATGCCCTTCTCCGGGCGCCTCGCGAAGGTCAACCCGCGCACCGGTATGCCGAGCGCCCCCGCCCTGGTCGTCGGTGTCCTCGCCGCGGCCCTGCTGCTCCTCAACTTCGCCTCGCCGGAGGCCTTCCTGGCCATCGGCACCACCTGCATCGTGATGCTCTACCTCGCGTACGCGATGGTCACCGGCCCCCTGTTGTGGCGACGGTTGCGCGGCGACTTCACGGTCGAGGGCACCGACGAGACGGGCCGCCCGCTCTTCTCCCTCGGCCGCTGGGGCATCCCCGTCAACGCGCTGGCCCTCCTCTACGGCCTGTTCATGACGGTCAACCTGGCCTGGCCCCGGGCCGAGGTGTACGACCCGGCGGGCGGGCACTGGTACTTCCAGTGGTTCACGGTCTTGTTCTTGCTGGTCACGGTGGGACTGGGCTGCCTGTACCGGTGGCTGGGGGCACATCGAGGGCACACTGCGAAGCAGGAAGTACCGCCGGCAGTGCCCGCAGAGTCCAACTGA
- a CDS encoding PadR family transcriptional regulator produces the protein MATRRRKLGNPLALAVMVLLTERPMHPYEIAQTLRSRGKDTSLKINYGSLYTVVQNLEKYGFVEVAEVQRQGNRPERTLYGITDAGREEATEWLSDLLSVPAREFPIFEAALSLMAVIHPDEVARLLTERLKVLEVQAASARGGLTKLYETLPRIFLVESEYQLHMVEAQAEWVRGFLRELRSGALDGIKEWRSFHETGEVPPEFEELEARHFDKE, from the coding sequence GTGGCGACCAGACGCCGCAAGCTCGGCAACCCCCTGGCGCTGGCCGTCATGGTGCTTCTCACCGAGCGGCCGATGCATCCGTACGAGATCGCCCAGACCCTGCGCAGCCGCGGCAAGGACACGAGCCTGAAGATCAACTACGGCTCGCTCTACACGGTCGTGCAGAACCTGGAGAAGTACGGATTCGTCGAGGTCGCCGAGGTGCAGCGGCAGGGCAACCGCCCCGAGCGCACCCTCTACGGCATCACGGACGCCGGGCGCGAGGAGGCGACGGAGTGGCTGTCGGACCTGCTCTCCGTCCCGGCACGTGAGTTCCCGATCTTCGAGGCCGCCCTCTCGCTGATGGCGGTGATCCACCCCGACGAGGTGGCGCGTCTGCTGACCGAGCGGCTCAAGGTGCTGGAAGTGCAGGCGGCCAGTGCTCGCGGCGGCCTCACGAAGCTGTACGAGACGCTGCCGCGGATCTTCCTCGTCGAGAGCGAGTACCAGCTGCACATGGTCGAGGCGCAGGCCGAGTGGGTCCGCGGATTTCTGCGGGAGCTCCGGTCCGGCGCGCTCGACGGGATCAAGGAGTGGCGGAGCTTCCACGAGACCGGGGAAGTGCCGCCGGAGTTCGAGGAGTTGGAGGCCCGCCACTTCGACAAGGAGTGA
- a CDS encoding ATP-binding cassette domain-containing protein: protein MSTRAPAVQARQLIKTYPGDVTALSGMDLTVEAGTVFGLLGPNGAGKSTTVKILTTLARPDSGTATVAGHDVLRHPDRVRRAIGVVAQKSGADPVATGRENLQLQGRLYGLKGADLRRRVDELLARFHLADAAGRQVKGYSGGMQRRLDVALGLVHRPEVLFLDEPTTGLDPEARTAMWDEIARLAGDEGLTILLTTHYLEEADRLAGHIAIVDRGRVVVEGTPDALKGELRGDAVHVELRHPVGEAGRTLLTGTLTALPGVYEALLDGRRISVRAEDGAAAVPALLAALERAGVAVSAATVARPSLDDVYLRYAGRRYSEAEAAAAVTAGGTDDLALTGGTR from the coding sequence ATGAGCACCCGTGCGCCCGCAGTGCAGGCGCGTCAGCTGATCAAGACCTACCCCGGTGATGTCACCGCCCTCAGCGGCATGGACCTCACCGTCGAGGCAGGCACCGTCTTCGGACTCCTCGGCCCGAACGGCGCCGGCAAGTCCACCACCGTCAAGATCCTCACCACCCTCGCCCGCCCCGACTCGGGCACCGCCACGGTCGCGGGCCACGACGTCCTGCGCCACCCGGACCGGGTGCGCCGCGCGATCGGCGTGGTCGCCCAGAAGTCCGGCGCCGACCCGGTGGCCACCGGCCGCGAGAACCTCCAACTCCAGGGCAGGCTCTACGGATTGAAGGGCGCGGACCTCCGCCGGCGGGTGGACGAGCTGCTGGCCCGCTTCCATCTCGCGGACGCGGCCGGCCGTCAGGTCAAGGGCTACTCCGGAGGCATGCAGCGCCGTCTCGACGTCGCTCTCGGCCTCGTCCACCGGCCCGAGGTCCTCTTCCTCGACGAGCCGACGACAGGCCTCGACCCGGAGGCGCGCACCGCGATGTGGGACGAGATCGCCCGCCTCGCAGGCGACGAGGGTCTGACCATCCTGCTCACCACGCACTACCTCGAAGAGGCCGACCGCCTCGCCGGGCACATCGCGATCGTCGACCGCGGCCGTGTCGTCGTCGAGGGCACCCCGGATGCCCTCAAGGGCGAACTCCGCGGCGACGCCGTCCATGTGGAACTGCGCCACCCGGTCGGCGAGGCCGGCCGTACGCTCCTGACGGGCACCCTCACCGCCCTGCCCGGCGTGTACGAGGCACTCCTCGACGGACGCCGCATCAGCGTCCGCGCCGAGGACGGGGCCGCGGCCGTGCCCGCCCTGCTCGCCGCCCTGGAACGCGCCGGGGTCGCCGTCAGCGCCGCCACCGTCGCCCGCCCGTCGCTCGACGACGTCTATCTGCGCTACGCGGGCCGCCGTTACTCCGAAGCCGAGGCCGCGGCAGCGGTCACGGCCGGGGGAACCGACGACCTCGCCCTCACGGGAGGCACCCGATGA
- a CDS encoding ABC transporter permease, with translation MSTDALTQTWYMTQRQLTAVLRQPAYVVMMLIQPAIWLFLFGNLFKEVVELGGFGTTSYLDYLVPGIVVMSALSSNMWAGMGTLEEIERGTLNRFLTTPVGRGALMNANVVQQALTTAVQSLLIILLGKLGGADYPGGAAGLLVLVVAASLLGTVFGAFSNALGMLVRQRESIIGINTFLLLPLTFLSSAFMAPSRMPGWMRTIADYNPLNWAMVAGRSAMSDNPDWSGVLTRGGALLALAVTAVWLSIRTFRSYQRSV, from the coding sequence ATGAGCACCGACGCCCTCACCCAGACCTGGTACATGACACAGCGCCAACTGACCGCGGTACTGCGCCAGCCCGCGTACGTCGTGATGATGCTGATCCAGCCCGCGATCTGGCTCTTCCTGTTCGGCAACCTCTTCAAGGAGGTCGTCGAGCTCGGCGGCTTCGGCACGACCAGCTATCTCGACTACCTCGTCCCGGGCATCGTCGTGATGAGCGCGCTCAGCTCCAACATGTGGGCGGGCATGGGCACATTGGAGGAGATCGAGCGCGGCACGCTCAACCGGTTCCTGACCACTCCGGTCGGCCGCGGCGCCCTGATGAACGCCAACGTCGTGCAGCAGGCGCTCACCACGGCCGTGCAGTCCTTGCTGATCATCCTGCTCGGCAAGCTCGGCGGCGCGGACTATCCCGGCGGGGCCGCGGGCCTGCTCGTGCTCGTCGTCGCGGCCTCACTTCTCGGCACGGTCTTCGGCGCGTTCTCGAACGCGCTCGGCATGCTGGTGCGCCAGCGGGAGTCGATCATCGGCATCAACACCTTCCTGCTGCTGCCGCTGACCTTCCTCTCCTCCGCCTTCATGGCCCCGTCCCGGATGCCCGGCTGGATGCGCACCATCGCCGACTACAACCCACTCAACTGGGCGATGGTGGCAGGCCGTTCGGCAATGTCGGACAACCCGGACTGGAGCGGCGTACTGACGAGGGGCGGCGCACTCCTGGCCCTGGCGGTAACAGCGGTCTGGCTGTCGATCCGCACGTTCAGGTCGTACCAGCGCTCGGTATAG
- a CDS encoding siderophore-interacting protein — protein sequence MAERPARRAPKPHAASVIRTERLTPHMQRVVLGGDGLAEFTAGTSTDHYVKLLFGAEGVTYPEPFDIARIREEFPRDQWPVTRTYTVRAWDPELHELTLDFVIHGDEGLAGPWATRVQAGEIVRFLGPGGAYAPDAEADWHLLAGDESALPAIAASLEAMPDGARVHAFVEVSGPEEEQKIDSDVEVVWLHRGDRPIGEALVEAVRGLSFPEGRVHAFVHGEAAFVKELRRLLRVEHEVAREDLSISGYWRLGHNEDGWQAAKRDWNAQVEAEQEAPPVA from the coding sequence ATGGCAGAGCGTCCGGCACGGAGGGCCCCCAAGCCCCACGCCGCGAGCGTGATCCGCACGGAGCGACTCACGCCGCATATGCAGCGCGTGGTCCTCGGCGGCGACGGCCTCGCCGAATTCACCGCGGGCACGAGCACCGACCACTACGTCAAGCTGCTGTTCGGGGCCGAGGGCGTGACCTATCCGGAGCCCTTCGACATCGCCCGGATCCGCGAGGAGTTCCCGCGCGACCAGTGGCCCGTGACGCGCACGTACACGGTGCGCGCCTGGGACCCCGAACTGCACGAGCTGACACTCGACTTCGTGATCCACGGCGACGAGGGTCTCGCCGGGCCGTGGGCAACACGCGTCCAGGCCGGCGAGATCGTCCGGTTCCTCGGCCCCGGCGGGGCGTACGCCCCCGACGCCGAGGCGGACTGGCATCTGCTGGCCGGTGACGAGAGCGCACTGCCCGCGATCGCCGCCTCGCTGGAGGCGATGCCCGACGGTGCGCGGGTGCACGCCTTCGTGGAGGTCTCGGGGCCCGAGGAGGAGCAGAAGATCGACTCCGACGTGGAGGTCGTCTGGCTCCACCGCGGCGACCGGCCGATCGGTGAGGCGCTGGTCGAGGCCGTGCGGGGCCTTTCGTTCCCCGAGGGCCGGGTGCACGCGTTCGTGCACGGTGAGGCCGCGTTCGTGAAGGAGCTTCGTCGGCTGCTCCGTGTCGAGCACGAGGTCGCCCGTGAGGATCTGTCGATCTCCGGGTACTGGCGGCTGGGGCACAACGAGGACGGGTGGCAGGCCGCGAAGCGGGACTGGAACGCGCAGGTTGAGGCGGAGCAGGAGGCTCCGCCGGTTGCCTAG
- a CDS encoding 5'-3' exonuclease: MRGVTQQTQQPRRTMLLDTASLYFRAYFGVPDSVRAPDGTPVNAVRGLLEFIDRLVKDHRPDDLVACMDADWRPQWRVDLIPSYKAHRVAQETETGPDEEEVPDTLSPQVPVIEAVLDALGIARVGVEGYEADDVIGTFAGRATGPVDIVTGDRDLYQLVDDKREVRVLYPLKGVGMLQLTDEAWLREKYGVDGAGYADLALLRGDPSDGLPGVPGIGEKTAAKLLAEFGDLAGIMAAVDDPKAKLTPSQRKRLDESRPYVAVAPKVVQVAGDVPLPDVTTALPHTPRDPAALEELATRWGLGGSLARLLTTLHR; the protein is encoded by the coding sequence ATGCGAGGCGTGACGCAGCAGACGCAGCAGCCCCGGCGAACCATGCTCCTCGACACCGCCTCCCTGTACTTCCGGGCCTATTTCGGGGTCCCGGATTCCGTGCGGGCCCCGGACGGCACACCGGTGAACGCCGTGCGGGGCCTGCTCGAATTCATCGACCGGCTGGTGAAGGACCATCGCCCGGACGACCTGGTCGCGTGCATGGACGCGGACTGGCGGCCCCAGTGGCGGGTCGACCTGATCCCCTCCTACAAGGCGCATCGCGTCGCCCAGGAGACCGAGACCGGCCCGGACGAGGAGGAGGTGCCCGACACGCTCTCGCCCCAGGTGCCGGTCATCGAGGCGGTCCTGGACGCGCTGGGCATCGCACGCGTGGGCGTCGAGGGGTACGAGGCGGACGACGTGATCGGGACATTCGCCGGCCGCGCCACGGGCCCGGTCGACATCGTCACCGGCGACCGCGACCTGTACCAACTGGTCGACGACAAGCGGGAGGTGCGCGTGCTGTACCCGCTCAAGGGCGTCGGCATGCTCCAGCTCACGGACGAGGCCTGGCTGCGCGAGAAGTACGGCGTCGACGGCGCGGGGTACGCGGATCTGGCGCTGCTGCGCGGCGACCCGAGCGACGGCCTGCCGGGCGTGCCGGGCATCGGCGAGAAGACGGCCGCCAAGCTGCTGGCCGAGTTCGGCGACCTGGCCGGGATCATGGCGGCGGTCGACGACCCGAAGGCCAAACTCACACCGTCCCAGCGCAAGCGTCTCGACGAGTCCCGGCCGTACGTCGCCGTCGCACCCAAGGTCGTGCAGGTGGCCGGAGACGTACCCTTGCCGGACGTGACCACCGCGCTGCCCCACACGCCGCGCGATCCGGCAGCTCTGGAGGAGCTCGCGACACGCTGGGGCCTGGGTGGTTCGCTGGCGCGCCTGCTGACGACACTCCACAGGTGA
- a CDS encoding quaternary amine ABC transporter ATP-binding protein produces MSSRLQAEQLYKVFGRRPGEAVERLRGGADREELRADGTTAAVIDASFTVEPGEIFVVMGLSGSGKSTLLRMLNGLLEPTAGRVVFDGQDLTALNDREMREVRSKKVSMVFQHFALFPHRSVLENAAYGLEVQGVPRAEREERATKALVLAGLAGWETSWPDELSGGMQQRVGLARALATDADLLLMDESFSALDPLIRRDMQDQLIELQKKLKKTIVFITHDLNEAMRLGDRIAVMRDGRIVQIGTAEDILVRPANDYVASFTKDVDRSRVLTASSVMDTELRGDEADCGCETARPDSSFGELCAISARLTHAVAVVDKKGKLLGVVPRQRLVGFLGDEQGEPVPCDTPRDKTVKAVKAGA; encoded by the coding sequence GTGTCATCAAGGCTGCAGGCGGAACAGCTCTACAAAGTGTTCGGCAGACGACCCGGCGAGGCGGTCGAGCGACTGCGCGGGGGAGCCGACCGTGAGGAACTGCGTGCCGACGGCACCACGGCCGCGGTGATCGACGCGTCGTTCACGGTCGAACCGGGCGAGATATTCGTCGTCATGGGCCTGTCGGGATCCGGCAAGTCCACCTTGCTGCGCATGCTCAACGGACTCCTGGAGCCGACCGCGGGACGCGTGGTCTTCGACGGGCAGGATCTGACCGCGCTCAACGACCGTGAGATGCGCGAGGTCCGCTCCAAGAAGGTCAGCATGGTCTTCCAGCACTTCGCGCTCTTCCCGCACCGCAGCGTCCTGGAGAACGCCGCGTACGGCCTGGAGGTGCAGGGCGTGCCGCGCGCCGAGCGCGAGGAGCGGGCCACCAAGGCCCTGGTGCTGGCCGGCCTCGCCGGCTGGGAGACGTCCTGGCCCGACGAGCTGTCCGGCGGTATGCAGCAGCGCGTGGGCCTCGCCCGGGCGCTCGCCACCGACGCCGACCTGCTGCTGATGGACGAGTCCTTCAGCGCGCTCGACCCGCTGATCCGCCGCGACATGCAGGACCAGCTGATCGAGCTGCAGAAGAAGCTCAAGAAGACCATCGTCTTCATCACCCACGACCTGAACGAGGCCATGCGCCTGGGCGACCGCATCGCCGTCATGCGCGACGGCCGCATCGTCCAGATCGGCACCGCCGAGGACATCCTCGTCCGCCCCGCGAACGACTACGTCGCCTCCTTCACCAAGGACGTCGACCGCTCCCGGGTCCTCACAGCGTCCTCCGTCATGGACACGGAGCTGCGCGGCGACGAGGCCGACTGCGGCTGTGAGACCGCCAGGCCCGACTCGTCGTTCGGCGAGCTGTGCGCCATCAGCGCGCGGCTGACGCACGCCGTGGCGGTCGTCGACAAGAAGGGCAAGCTGCTCGGTGTCGTTCCCCGGCAGCGGCTCGTCGGCTTCCTCGGCGACGAACAGGGCGAACCCGTGCCCTGCGACACACCGCGCGACAAGACCGTCAAGGCGGTGAAGGCCGGTGCCTAG